Part of the Anopheles gambiae chromosome 3, idAnoGambNW_F1_1, whole genome shotgun sequence genome is shown below.
GATTGAACCACCACCCTGTCCTGCTGAGCTCTTCGGTGAGCATTCTGACGGCAGATGCGGAATGGATGCGACAGCTGGAACAAATCGTAAAGGGGTGGCGGATGATTCATTGATGCCTCTGTGCGAGATGGATTGTGCAATTTTCTCACAATTGGACTACCAGCATTATTCATAATAATTAATTGGATTAGGCCACATCTTCATATTAATTTCGGTAAATTATTTCGATAACGAATGACTGTACATGCTACTCCAGCGTCCGgtatacaaacaaaacacaattcaTATAAATGTCAAATGAATTCACCGGAAACATCTAATGACGCGAACCACTTGTTGCCATCTTGCTCAGCATAAACAATAATAGAGCGATATAATCACCTTTAGCAACTGAAATGCTCCTGCAGTGTTGATCAATGGCAAGGAAATAGCCTTCCTcgaacagaaaaaaggaatttTCCTTTAAATTACcaaagtgtttgtttgagcATAACTTGCCAAGAAGTCCCGTTATACCGGTTTGGAGCTTCTTTTtgtgatttgttgtttttatcattGCCTGCCTCTTCGATTCAGTGAAAGGCGTCGCTGGTTAAATTTTCTACAGATTGAAAGCCATCTGGTCTCCGAGCGAAGAATGAACCGTGTTGAGTTCTTATTTGCTATGCTTTCTGCACCGTGTAGCATTATTACCTCGTTCTGAAAGCAAGTGAATTGTTTGTCCAAGTGTGTGGCTGCATTGGGGCACAATTGCCAGCTCATCATATTGAAAAGGTTAGTCACGATAGCGATATCGGCACACGAGTGGTATTTATGAGTAGTATTATCCATTTTTAGCCATAATATTTGATTGTTGGTGGTATTCTCTTTGCAGGGGTGCAGCTCGGAGATGAGGAGAAACGTACGTACGCTGATAAAGTACTTGTTTGTATCAGGAGGAGCGTTGTTGTTTATTACATTGCTAATCCGTTCATTTAGCGACAATGCTAAAAATACTCTGGATGGGGTGTTTGGGCCGGAAGCACAAATGCAGAAGGAATCACACGCAAGAGAAGGATCCTTCTTCAACAATCCATCTAAGAATGTGCATCAGAAGCGGATCGATTGGCATAACTATGATCTCATCCATGAAGAAGCCAAGCGGAGCGGTATCGGGGAACATGGAAAAGCAGGCCAGCTTGATAAAAGCGAACATGAGATGAAGGATAAACTATTCAAAAAGAATGGATTCAATGCAGTATTAAGCGATAAAATTTCTCTTAATAGATCGCTTCCCGATATACGGCATCGGGGATGCCGAAAAAAACAGTACTTGAGTGAACTTCCCACTGTAAGTGTCGTCGTTCCATTCTACAACGAACATTGGAGTACTCTGTTACGGACTGCTTCCAGTGTCTTGCTGCGGTCGCCTCCGGAGCTCATCGCTGAAATTATCCTCGTTGATGACTGTAGCACAAAGGAGTTCCTGAAGCAACAGCTGGATGAATACGTCACCGAAAATATGCCAAAAGTGAAAGTAGTAAGATTGCCAGAACGCTCAGGGTTAATTACTGCTCGACTGGCTGGTGCTAAAATTGCTACAGCTGATGTGCTTATTTTCCTGGATTCCCACACGGAAGCCAACGTGAATTGGTTGCCTCCATTGCTGGAACCTATTGCCGAAGACTATCGCACATGTGTCTGTCCTTTCATCGATGTAATCGATTGGGATACGTTCGAGTACCGAGCGCAGGACGAAGGAGCCAGAGGTGCGTTCGattggaaatttttctacAAGCGTCTACCACTTTTGCCGAGAGATTTGCAAAATCCCACTGAACCATTCGAAAGTCCAGTAATGGCCGGCGGACTGTTTGCAATAAGTGCAAAATTTTTCTGGGAAATCGGAGGCTACGATGAGGGCCTGGACATCTGGGGTGGAGAACAGTATGAGCTGAGTTTTAAAATATGGCAATGTGGTGGCAAGATGTACGATGCTCCATGCTCGCGCGTCGGTCACATATATCGCGGATACGCTCCGTTCGGCAATCCGCGCAAGAAAGATTTCCTCACGCGAAACTACAAACGTGTGGCCGAAGTCTGGATGGACGAATACAAGGAATATCTGTACATGCGCGATCGCAAGAAATATGAAAATACGGACGTAGGAGATATTTCACGACAGCTGGCGATACGCGAGAAACTGCAGTGCAAACCATTCAAATGGTTTATGACCCAAGTGGCCTTCGATCTGATTGAGAAGTATCCCCCAATAGAGCCACCAGACTTTGCGAACGGCGCCATACAGAGCGTCGCCAATGCAGCCCTCTGCGTGGATACGTTAAATCAtggcgaaaaacaaacaattgggTTGTACTCTTGCGCTGAggacaaaaaacaaccacagcCGAATCAGTTTTTCCAACTATCCTGGCATCGCGATCTACGTATCAAGTTCGGTGAGCTTTGCTGGGACGTATCGGAGAGTGTGCCAAATGCCAAAATTCTACTGTACCATTGTCACGGCGGGCAAGGCAATCAGTTGTGGCGGTATGAACCTGAGACGCAGATGTTAAAACAGGGCAAAAATAATCGATGCCTCGATATGAACCCGAATAACCGAGAAGTGTTCGTGAATCCGTGCGAACCTACTAACCCACGACAAAAATGGCGTTGGGGTTTCATAAATGCGACTTCTCTTGCTCAATGGAATTCGTACGGCGCTAAAATAATCGAGTAGATAAAAcgtattatattttaaaacagaaCTGCTGTACATTTGTTGCTCAGTTCTAGTTGCGAAGTAATTAGAAAGTTTTGCATTGGTCGGAAACTAGAAACATTTGCTCAAAGCTGAtgcaattttaaataaatactttATTTCTATTCTGCCATAAAAAAGTGCTGTAAGATAATAACTGTTCTAGACATTGTACAGTTAGGACaaatatgaaaaacaaaatgatagCGGTACTTTGTCGCTGGCCGGATGAAAGCTCCTATAGATTTCAGCTGGCAAAGTATTACTCTGCGCTTACCTAGTTGCTGATAGGCCTAAGAGAAAATACTGTTCTTGTATTAAATCTAAACAGCTTCCAtctttaaacaaatatttgacCATAGGCAACGTAACAATAGAAGGAATAGTGAAAGATTTCAATATAGCGTGcgggtaaaataaaacaataaataggGAAAAA
Proteins encoded:
- the LOC1280301 gene encoding N-acetylgalactosaminyltransferase 6; its protein translation is MRRNVRTLIKYLFVSGGALLFITLLIRSFSDNAKNTLDGVFGPEAQMQKESHAREGSFFNNPSKNVHQKRIDWHNYDLIHEEAKRSGIGEHGKAGQLDKSEHEMKDKLFKKNGFNAVLSDKISLNRSLPDIRHRGCRKKQYLSELPTVSVVVPFYNEHWSTLLRTASSVLLRSPPELIAEIILVDDCSTKEFLKQQLDEYVTENMPKVKVVRLPERSGLITARLAGAKIATADVLIFLDSHTEANVNWLPPLLEPIAEDYRTCVCPFIDVIDWDTFEYRAQDEGARGAFDWKFFYKRLPLLPRDLQNPTEPFESPVMAGGLFAISAKFFWEIGGYDEGLDIWGGEQYELSFKIWQCGGKMYDAPCSRVGHIYRGYAPFGNPRKKDFLTRNYKRVAEVWMDEYKEYLYMRDRKKYENTDVGDISRQLAIREKLQCKPFKWFMTQVAFDLIEKYPPIEPPDFANGAIQSVANAALCVDTLNHGEKQTIGLYSCAEDKKQPQPNQFFQLSWHRDLRIKFGELCWDVSESVPNAKILLYHCHGGQGNQLWRYEPETQMLKQGKNNRCLDMNPNNREVFVNPCEPTNPRQKWRWGFINATSLAQWNSYGAKIIE